Within the Serratia sp. UGAL515B_01 genome, the region TGGTTATTTACTCGTTTAACAGTTCCAAGCTGGTTACCGTCTGGGCAGGTTGGTCAATACGCTGGTATATCGAGTTGTTTAACGATTCAGCCATGATCAGTGCCGTTGGCCTGAGTTTGACCATCGCTGCGGCATCCGCCACGGCGGCGGTGATCTTGGGTACTATTGCCGCCGTGGTGATGGTGCGCTTTGGCCGCTTCCGAGGCTCGACGGGATTTGCTTTTATGCTGACCGCCCCTTTGGTGATGCCGGACGTCATTACCGGCCTGTCGCTATTGCTGCTTTTTGTGGCGATGGGGCATGCTTTCGGTTGGCCATCAGAACGCGGAATGTTCACCATCTGGCTGGCACATGTCACTTTTTGTACGGCCTATGTTTCAGTGGTGATAAGTTCACGTCTGCGTGAGTTAGACCGTTCTATCGAAGAAGCCGCAATGGATCTGGGGGCAACGCCGCTGAAAGTGTTTTTTGTGATCACGTTGCCAATGATTGCGCCGGCATTGATTTCTGGCTGGATGCTGGCGTTTACGCTTTCGTTGGACGATCTGGTGATCGCTAGCTTTGTCGCCGGCCCTGGAGCAACAACATTGCCGATGTTAGTTTTCTCCAGCGTGCGGATGGGGGTAAATCCAGAAATTAATGCTTTGGCAACACTGATTTTGCTGGTGGTAGGCATCATTGGTTTTATTGCCTGGTGGTTTATGGCGCGAGCGGAAAAACAACGGTTGCGTGAGCTGCAACGGGCTGCTCGTAGTTAAATAGCGTTAGACCGGACCGGCTTTATTTATCCTGCAGTAATCGACTTTTTTACTGGGTCATAAGTAAGCTTTTGTGGGCGCAAGATGGTAGAATTTGCGCCCACACTTATCATTATACCCCAACGGTTAATATTCATGCATTGCGCTTTGTACTCGGCAGGATGTTGTCGTTCTTGTCAGTGGCTGAAAAAAACCTATTCACAGCAACTGGCAGAAAAACAGCACAACTTGCAATCACTGCTGCTAGCACACCACGATGTGCAATGGCTGGCACCTGTTACGGGTGAGGAAAGCGCATTCCGCAACAAAGCAAAAATGGTGGTCAGCGGTAGTGTAGAACGCCCGCTACTCGGCATGTTGCACCGTGATGGCACCCCGGTGGACTTGTGTGCTTGCCCGCTATATCCCACTAGCTTTGAAAACGTATTTGACGTATTAAAACGCTTTATTCCCCGTGCCGGGCTAACCCCCTATA harbors:
- the potI gene encoding putrescine ABC transporter permease PotI: MNNLPVVRSPWRIAILVVGFTFLYAPMLMLVIYSFNSSKLVTVWAGWSIRWYIELFNDSAMISAVGLSLTIAAASATAAVILGTIAAVVMVRFGRFRGSTGFAFMLTAPLVMPDVITGLSLLLLFVAMGHAFGWPSERGMFTIWLAHVTFCTAYVSVVISSRLRELDRSIEEAAMDLGATPLKVFFVITLPMIAPALISGWMLAFTLSLDDLVIASFVAGPGATTLPMLVFSSVRMGVNPEINALATLILLVVGIIGFIAWWFMARAEKQRLRELQRAARS